The following coding sequences are from one Pseudomonas oryzae window:
- a CDS encoding OprD family porin: MLCPLAAHADFVEDSQLNLGLRNFYLDRDFRGDAAPISRVGSWSQGFDLRFQSGYTEGPLQFGLDASAQYAYRLDGGGGRGPDTVLPYDASKGEQVQDYGRSALTAKVRYSKTELTVGEHRPRLPVAHFDDSRQLVSTFHGFQIASQEIDGLSLTAGRFNEISTRQSSDHEKLYLFTRPNGPRHPSDGLNFAGGTYAFTPSLSATYFYGQLEDIYQQHYLGLSRTLAFGDGYSLKTDLRYYDNREDGDALYGDIDNRAYGLLAALKKGGNTFTLAYQRMLGDSAFPTLNGFTPQPWLVNWSAVAFIRANEGSWQARYDYDFAALGVPGLQLMTRYIRGSGIDRGGNLSDSSETERDLLLSYVVQSGPLKGVGLAWMNIDAKFEHGSDYDENRLIATYTWKLW, from the coding sequence ATGCTCTGCCCGCTGGCGGCCCACGCCGACTTCGTCGAGGACAGCCAGCTCAACCTCGGCCTGCGCAACTTCTATCTGGATCGCGACTTCCGCGGCGACGCCGCGCCGATCTCCCGGGTGGGCAGCTGGAGCCAGGGCTTCGACCTGCGCTTCCAGTCCGGCTACACCGAGGGTCCGCTGCAGTTCGGCCTGGATGCCTCGGCGCAATACGCCTACCGCCTCGACGGCGGCGGCGGACGCGGGCCGGATACCGTGCTGCCCTACGACGCCAGCAAGGGCGAGCAGGTGCAGGACTACGGCCGCTCGGCGCTGACCGCCAAGGTGCGCTACTCGAAGACCGAGCTGACCGTCGGCGAACATCGCCCGCGCCTGCCGGTCGCCCACTTCGACGATTCCCGCCAGCTGGTCAGCACCTTCCACGGTTTCCAGATCGCCTCGCAGGAAATCGACGGGCTAAGCCTCACCGCCGGCCGCTTCAACGAGATCAGCACCCGCCAGTCCTCCGATCACGAGAAGCTGTACCTGTTCACCCGCCCCAACGGTCCGCGCCACCCGAGCGACGGGCTGAACTTCGCCGGCGGCACCTACGCCTTCACCCCGAGCCTGTCGGCCACCTACTTTTATGGCCAGCTGGAAGACATCTACCAGCAGCACTACCTGGGCCTGTCGCGCACCCTGGCCTTCGGCGATGGCTACTCTCTGAAGACCGACCTGCGCTACTACGACAACCGCGAGGATGGCGACGCACTGTACGGCGACATCGACAATCGCGCCTACGGCCTGCTCGCCGCCCTGAAGAAGGGCGGCAACACCTTCACCCTCGCCTACCAGCGCATGCTCGGCGACAGCGCCTTCCCCACCCTGAACGGCTTCACCCCGCAGCCCTGGCTGGTGAACTGGTCGGCGGTGGCCTTCATCCGGGCGAACGAGGGCTCCTGGCAGGCGCGCTACGACTACGACTTCGCCGCGCTCGGCGTGCCGGGGCTGCAGCTGATGACCCGCTACATCCGCGGCAGCGGCATCGATCGTGGCGGCAACCTCAGCGATTCGAGCGAGACCGAGCGCGACCTGTTGCTGAGCTACGTGGTGCAGAGCGGCCCGCTCAAGGGCGTCGGCCTCGCCTGGATGAACATCGACGCCAAGTTCGAGCACGGCAGCGACTACGACGAGAACCGGCTGATCGCCACCTACACCTGGAAACTCTGGTAG
- a CDS encoding acetyl-CoA C-acetyltransferase, with translation MAEAYIVDALRSPTGKRKGGLSHVHAIDLGAHALKALVERNPIPAHEYDDVIFGCVDTIGSQAGDIARTSWLAAGLPLNVPGTTVDRQCGSSQQALHFAAQAVMSGTQDVVAVGGVQTMTQIPISSAMLAGQPLGFPDPFSGSKGWQARFGDAPVNQFYAAQRIADHWGISRAQMEAFALESHQRALSAIASGRFTREIVPMEGVWYDETPRETTLEKMASLEPVGPEYPSITAAVSSQTCDASAALLVVSEAALKRYGLTPRARIHHISVRGDDPIWHLTAPIEATRHALNKAGMTMADIDRVEINEAFASVVMAWAKELDYDPARTNANGGAIALGHPLGATGARLMTTLLHELERSGGRYGLQTMCEGGGQANVTIIERL, from the coding sequence ATGGCTGAAGCCTATATCGTCGACGCCCTGCGCAGCCCGACCGGCAAGCGCAAGGGCGGTCTGTCCCACGTGCACGCCATCGACCTCGGCGCCCATGCGCTGAAGGCGCTGGTCGAGCGCAACCCGATCCCGGCCCACGAGTACGACGACGTGATCTTCGGCTGCGTCGACACCATCGGCTCGCAGGCCGGCGACATCGCCCGCACCAGCTGGCTGGCCGCCGGCCTGCCGCTCAACGTGCCGGGCACCACCGTCGACCGCCAGTGCGGCTCCTCGCAGCAGGCGCTGCACTTCGCCGCCCAGGCGGTGATGAGCGGCACCCAGGACGTGGTGGCGGTCGGCGGCGTGCAGACCATGACGCAGATCCCGATCTCCTCGGCCATGCTCGCCGGCCAGCCGCTCGGCTTCCCCGATCCGTTCTCCGGCAGCAAGGGCTGGCAGGCGCGCTTCGGTGATGCGCCGGTCAACCAGTTCTACGCCGCCCAGCGCATCGCCGACCACTGGGGCATCAGCCGCGCGCAGATGGAGGCCTTCGCCCTGGAGAGCCACCAGCGCGCGCTGAGCGCCATCGCCAGCGGCCGCTTCACCCGCGAGATCGTGCCGATGGAAGGCGTCTGGTACGACGAGACGCCGCGCGAGACCACCCTGGAGAAGATGGCCAGCCTGGAGCCGGTGGGGCCGGAATACCCGTCGATCACCGCCGCGGTATCCAGCCAGACCTGCGACGCCTCGGCGGCGCTGCTGGTGGTTTCCGAGGCGGCGCTCAAGCGCTACGGCCTGACTCCGCGGGCGCGCATCCACCATATCAGCGTGCGCGGCGACGACCCGATCTGGCACCTCACCGCGCCGATCGAGGCGACCCGCCATGCGCTGAACAAGGCCGGCATGACCATGGCCGACATCGACCGCGTGGAGATCAACGAGGCGTTCGCCTCGGTGGTGATGGCCTGGGCCAAGGAGCTGGACTACGACCCGGCGCGTACCAACGCCAACGGCGGCGCCATCGCCCTCGGCCACCCGCTCGGTGCCACCGGCGCGCGGCTGATGACCACCCTGCTGCACGAGCTGGAGCGCAGCGGCGGCCGCTACGGCCTGCAGACCATGTGCGAAGGCGGCGGCCAGGCCAACGTGACCATCATCGAAAGGCTGTAG
- a CDS encoding AraC family transcriptional regulator: MDSHAHSLATRSKSGRLPFAGQPWLVSRDLDEVAALLSSQVEERSLQPGRRGQADIHFNMQVMPQLKLFGADWGLEIGVRSLPLASWHGILPLQGGVTSRPDGQSAAAGELLVFTPGHKVDVVWHEGTQAVVIALDAACLVDHVRRQHCSEVARVPAQAQLIGRQHPALVSLGNLLGLVDREAGSPSGLLASPIGQQHLQHLFCENLLNMIPSLSALPQRSLLPGTVKRVVDFIHAHLDQPLCISQLVAVSGASRRSLEQAFQRSLGTSPQRYIQRCRLEAIRELLLRHQPGELQLSELAFRWGFAQPSHFTTAYKQAFGELPSQTLARRS; the protein is encoded by the coding sequence ATGGACAGTCACGCCCATTCCCTTGCGACGCGCTCGAAGAGCGGCAGGTTGCCGTTCGCCGGGCAACCCTGGTTGGTTTCCCGCGATCTCGACGAGGTGGCCGCGCTGCTCAGCAGCCAGGTCGAGGAGCGCAGCCTGCAGCCCGGTCGGCGCGGGCAGGCCGATATCCATTTCAACATGCAGGTCATGCCGCAGCTGAAACTGTTCGGCGCCGACTGGGGGCTGGAGATCGGCGTCCGTTCGCTGCCGCTGGCCAGCTGGCATGGCATCCTGCCCTTGCAGGGCGGAGTGACCAGTCGTCCGGACGGGCAGAGCGCGGCGGCCGGCGAGCTGCTGGTGTTCACCCCCGGGCACAAGGTGGACGTGGTCTGGCACGAGGGCACCCAGGCGGTGGTGATCGCGCTGGATGCGGCTTGCCTGGTTGATCACGTCAGGCGCCAGCACTGCAGCGAAGTGGCGCGGGTGCCGGCCCAGGCGCAGCTGATCGGCCGTCAGCATCCGGCGTTGGTCAGTCTCGGCAATTTGCTCGGCCTGGTGGACCGCGAGGCCGGCAGTCCCTCGGGGCTGCTGGCCTCGCCGATCGGCCAGCAGCATCTGCAGCACTTGTTCTGCGAGAACCTGCTGAACATGATCCCTTCCCTCAGTGCCCTGCCGCAGCGCAGCCTGTTGCCCGGCACGGTGAAGCGGGTGGTGGACTTCATCCATGCCCATCTCGATCAGCCGCTGTGCATCAGCCAGCTGGTGGCCGTCAGCGGTGCCAGCCGGCGCAGCCTGGAGCAGGCATTCCAGCGCAGCTTGGGCACCAGTCCGCAGCGCTACATCCAGCGCTGCCGGCTGGAGGCGATCCGCGAGCTGCTGCTGCGCCACCAGCCGGGCGAGCTGCAGCTGTCCGAGCTGGCCTTCCGCTGGGGTTTCGCCCAGCCCAGCCATTTCACCACGGCCTACAAACAGGCCTTCGGCGAGCTGCCTTCGCAGACCCTGGCCCGCAGGTCCTGA
- a CDS encoding acyl-CoA dehydrogenase family protein produces the protein MDLAYTPKQKAFRAEVRAWLADNLPREPLASYDTREGFEQHREWERRLFDARLSMVMWPAELGGRGCDLTEWLIFEEEYYGAGAPMRVNQNGQLLLGPTLMEFGTEEQKKRFLPRMAASADMWAQGWSEPNAGSDMAAITSKAIRDGDHYVLNGQKTWSTRAIFADWLFGLFRSDPASSRHHGLSFLLVPLDAPGVTIRPIKALNGKDAFAEVFFDDVRVPVDNRIGAEGQGWHVAMATAGFERGLLLRSPARFQATARKLVELYQANRASADRDPSIGEAVVQAWMDAQAYALSAYHTVGRLARGARIGAESSTNKIFWSELDLRMHETAMRILGARGELLEGSEGEANGWLEGFLFAQAGPIYAGTNEIQRNIIAERMLGLPK, from the coding sequence ATGGATCTTGCCTATACCCCCAAACAGAAGGCCTTCCGCGCCGAGGTGCGGGCCTGGCTGGCGGACAACCTGCCGCGCGAGCCACTGGCCAGCTACGACACCCGCGAAGGCTTCGAACAACACCGCGAATGGGAGCGCCGCCTGTTCGACGCCCGCCTGTCCATGGTGATGTGGCCGGCCGAACTCGGCGGGCGCGGCTGCGACCTCACCGAATGGCTGATCTTCGAGGAGGAGTACTACGGTGCCGGCGCGCCGATGCGCGTCAACCAGAACGGCCAGCTGCTGCTCGGCCCGACCCTGATGGAGTTCGGCACCGAGGAGCAGAAGAAGCGCTTCCTGCCGCGCATGGCCGCCAGCGCCGACATGTGGGCGCAGGGCTGGTCGGAGCCGAACGCCGGCTCGGACATGGCGGCGATCACCAGCAAGGCGATCCGCGACGGCGACCACTACGTGCTCAACGGCCAGAAGACCTGGTCGACCCGCGCGATCTTCGCCGACTGGCTGTTCGGCCTGTTCCGCAGCGACCCGGCCTCCAGCCGCCACCACGGCCTGTCCTTCCTGCTGGTGCCGCTCGATGCGCCGGGGGTGACCATCCGCCCGATCAAGGCGCTCAACGGCAAGGACGCCTTCGCCGAAGTGTTCTTCGACGACGTGCGCGTGCCGGTGGACAACCGCATCGGCGCCGAAGGGCAGGGCTGGCACGTGGCGATGGCCACCGCCGGCTTCGAGCGCGGCCTGCTGCTGCGCTCGCCGGCGCGCTTCCAGGCCACCGCGCGCAAGCTGGTCGAGCTGTACCAGGCCAACCGCGCCAGCGCCGACCGCGACCCGAGCATCGGCGAGGCGGTGGTCCAGGCGTGGATGGACGCCCAGGCCTACGCGCTGTCCGCCTACCACACGGTCGGCCGCCTGGCGCGCGGCGCGCGCATCGGCGCCGAGTCGAGCACCAACAAGATCTTCTGGTCCGAGCTGGACCTGCGCATGCACGAGACCGCCATGCGCATCCTCGGCGCACGCGGCGAGCTGCTGGAAGGCAGCGAGGGCGAGGCCAACGGCTGGCTGGAGGGCTTCCTGTTCGCCCAGGCCGGGCCGATCTACGCCGGCACCAACGAGATCCAGCGCAACATCATCGCCGAGCGCATGCTCGGCCTGCCGAAGTAA
- a CDS encoding multiheme c-type cytochrome has protein sequence MPNAPRLSIACRPLSGRLLLALAVWLLVGLLGWPRPLLAADSGAGAPVHVGSQACADCHGEQFQAWQGSQHARAMQHATGDTVLGDFADATFSYAGIESRFFRRDGRFFVRTDGPDGRLSDYEIRYTFGVEPLQQYLVEFPDGRLQALSIAWDSRPASAGGQRWFHLYPDEAVDHRDELHWTRPAQNWNHMCADCHSTALRKGYDAQRDRFATRWAELNVGCEACHGPGSRHLDWARGAGEIPHQGLTLLLDERRGSGWRGAVEQLTARRDPLSQGESKEQEVCAQCHSRRSQIAEGYQPGKRLLDHYSPALLELGLYHVDGQQREEVFVSGSFAQSRMHAAGVTCSDCHEPHGQKLRAQGNALCAQCHLPSHFDSPKHHFHPAGSPGAQCVSCHMPQTTYMVVDPRRDHSLRIPRPELSARLGTPNACNACHSGESAEWAAQAIREHHPNPAEGFQRFAEVWAAAEHNAPGASTGLAGLLTNPAQPALVRASSTARLRQPGRAEDWQALRQALGDPSPLVRRAALGSLEGLPPGPRGEWLAPLLSDPLQSVRSEAARLLADVPLPQARQADFERALGEYEAQLQLNADRAEGRSELARLRRRQGREAEAAEQLQAALRLDPLYQPAYLEFAELHRGAGREAQAEALLREGLALRPQAALLHYSLGLSLVRQQRRDEALEHLRQAQQLAPDDPRFAFALALALHPGAPVQALAVVEKVLQARPHEADLLWLAGVYSLEQGKPAAAVAYAERLLAVSPGSPRATALLRQARSRATAE, from the coding sequence ATGCCGAACGCGCCACGCCTGTCCATCGCCTGCCGTCCGCTGTCGGGCCGGCTCCTGCTCGCGCTTGCCGTGTGGCTGCTGGTCGGGCTGCTCGGCTGGCCGCGGCCGCTGCTGGCCGCCGACTCCGGCGCGGGGGCGCCGGTGCATGTCGGCAGCCAGGCCTGCGCGGACTGCCATGGCGAGCAGTTCCAGGCCTGGCAGGGCTCGCAGCACGCCCGTGCCATGCAGCACGCGACGGGCGACACGGTGCTCGGCGACTTCGCCGACGCCACCTTCAGCTATGCGGGGATCGAGTCGCGCTTCTTTCGCCGCGACGGGCGTTTCTTCGTACGTACCGACGGCCCGGACGGCCGGCTGAGCGACTACGAGATCCGCTACACCTTCGGCGTCGAGCCGCTGCAGCAGTACCTGGTGGAATTTCCCGACGGCCGCCTGCAGGCGCTGTCCATCGCCTGGGACAGCCGCCCGGCCAGTGCCGGCGGGCAGCGCTGGTTCCACCTCTACCCCGACGAAGCGGTCGACCACCGCGACGAGCTGCACTGGACCCGGCCGGCGCAGAACTGGAACCACATGTGCGCCGACTGCCACTCGACCGCCCTGCGCAAGGGCTACGATGCGCAGCGCGACCGCTTCGCCACGCGCTGGGCCGAGCTGAACGTCGGCTGCGAGGCGTGCCATGGTCCCGGCTCGCGGCATCTGGACTGGGCGCGCGGGGCAGGGGAGATCCCGCACCAGGGCCTGACCCTGCTGCTCGACGAGCGCCGCGGCAGCGGCTGGCGCGGTGCCGTCGAGCAGCTCACCGCCCGGCGCGACCCGCTCTCGCAGGGGGAGAGCAAGGAGCAGGAGGTCTGCGCGCAATGCCACTCGCGGCGCAGCCAGATCGCCGAGGGCTACCAGCCCGGCAAGCGGCTGCTCGACCACTACAGCCCGGCGCTGCTCGAACTCGGCCTCTATCACGTCGACGGCCAGCAGCGCGAGGAGGTGTTCGTCTCCGGCTCCTTCGCGCAGAGCCGGATGCACGCGGCGGGCGTGACCTGCAGCGATTGCCACGAGCCGCACGGGCAGAAACTGCGCGCGCAGGGCAATGCGCTCTGCGCCCAGTGCCACCTGCCAAGCCACTTCGACAGTCCCAAACACCACTTCCACCCGGCGGGCTCGCCGGGAGCGCAGTGCGTGAGCTGCCACATGCCGCAGACCACCTACATGGTCGTCGATCCGCGCCGCGACCACAGCCTGCGCATTCCGCGTCCCGAGCTGAGCGCCCGTCTGGGCACGCCCAACGCCTGCAACGCCTGCCACAGCGGGGAGTCGGCCGAATGGGCGGCGCAGGCGATCCGCGAGCACCACCCCAATCCGGCCGAAGGCTTCCAGCGCTTCGCCGAGGTCTGGGCGGCGGCCGAGCACAACGCCCCCGGCGCCTCGACGGGGCTGGCAGGGCTGCTGACCAATCCGGCGCAACCGGCGCTGGTACGCGCCAGCTCCACCGCGCGCCTGCGCCAGCCCGGCCGGGCGGAGGACTGGCAGGCCCTGCGCCAGGCGCTCGGCGATCCCAGCCCGCTGGTGCGCCGGGCCGCGCTCGGCTCGCTCGAAGGGCTGCCGCCGGGGCCGCGCGGCGAGTGGCTGGCGCCGCTGCTCAGCGATCCATTGCAAAGCGTGCGCAGCGAAGCGGCCCGGCTGCTCGCCGACGTGCCGCTGCCGCAGGCCCGCCAGGCAGATTTCGAGCGCGCGCTGGGCGAGTACGAAGCCCAGCTGCAGCTGAACGCCGACCGCGCCGAGGGGCGCAGCGAACTGGCCCGCCTGCGCCGTCGCCAGGGGCGCGAGGCGGAGGCCGCGGAGCAGCTGCAGGCGGCCCTGCGCCTCGATCCGCTGTATCAGCCGGCCTACCTGGAGTTCGCCGAACTGCACCGCGGCGCCGGGCGCGAGGCGCAGGCCGAGGCGCTGCTGCGCGAGGGGCTGGCGCTGCGCCCGCAGGCCGCGCTGCTGCACTACTCGCTGGGCCTCAGCCTGGTGCGCCAGCAGCGCCGGGACGAGGCGCTCGAGCACCTGCGGCAGGCGCAGCAGCTGGCGCCGGACGATCCCCGCTTCGCCTTCGCGCTGGCCCTGGCGCTGCATCCCGGCGCTCCCGTGCAGGCGCTGGCGGTGGTGGAGAAGGTCCTGCAGGCACGCCCGCACGAGGCGGACCTGCTCTGGCTGGCCGGCGTCTACAGCCTGGAACAGGGCAAGCCGGCCGCCGCCGTCGCCTATGCCGAGCGGCTGCTGGCGGTCAGCCCCGGCTCGCCCAGGGCCACGGCCCTGTTGCGCCAGGCGAGAAGCCGGGCGACGGCGGAGTGA
- a CDS encoding arylsulfatase: MNLRHLSLALCITGLVSLSSQAAEKPNFLIIVADDLGYSDLGSFGGEIATPNLDALASEGVRLTNFQAAPTCSPTRSMLLSGTDSHQAGLGNMGELTQDFQKGQPGYEGYLNQRVANLAEVMQDAGYNTYTTGKWHLGRTEELSPKARGFDRSFILVQGGASHFDDQKAIISVDPKAIYREDGKQVEVPKGFFSSEFYTDRLIDYIEKDKAAGKPFMAVLSYTAPHWPLHAPDQWIDKYQGRYAEGYEALRQQRLKRMQDLGIVPKGVSANTPMAGGLPTWEQLSEEERQREARSMEVYAAMVDNMDHHIGRLLDYLRQSGKLDNTFVLFMSDNGADGNSPIDLPGNREWMAKDFDNSLQNMGRKGSYIDYGAQWAQVGATPFPFFKGFTSQGGTTVPVIVSHPSLKAQAGQLNGQFFHVMDVMPTILELAGVKHPGTQFRGREVQPMQGVSMLPGLHGQAMPERAVGWELFGRRALRKGDWKMTWMTAPYGTGQWQLYNLAKDPVEAHDLARQEPAKLAELTQEWEAYVQRNNVLLGPVKIKYGFETCLYDHCFK, translated from the coding sequence ATGAACCTGAGGCACCTGAGCCTGGCGCTCTGCATCACCGGCCTTGTCAGTCTGAGCAGTCAGGCCGCCGAGAAGCCGAACTTCCTGATCATCGTCGCCGACGACCTGGGCTACAGCGACCTGGGCAGCTTCGGCGGCGAGATCGCGACGCCCAACCTCGACGCCCTGGCCAGCGAGGGCGTGCGCCTGACCAACTTCCAGGCCGCGCCGACCTGCTCGCCGACCCGCTCGATGCTGCTCAGCGGCACCGACAGCCACCAGGCGGGCTTGGGCAACATGGGCGAACTGACTCAGGACTTCCAGAAGGGCCAGCCGGGCTACGAGGGCTACCTGAACCAGCGCGTCGCCAACCTCGCCGAGGTGATGCAGGATGCCGGCTACAACACCTACACCACCGGCAAGTGGCACCTGGGTCGCACCGAGGAACTCAGCCCCAAGGCGCGCGGCTTCGACCGCTCGTTCATCCTGGTGCAGGGCGGCGCCAGCCACTTCGACGACCAGAAGGCGATCATCAGCGTCGATCCCAAGGCCATCTACCGCGAAGACGGCAAGCAGGTCGAGGTGCCCAAGGGCTTCTTCTCCAGCGAGTTCTACACCGACCGCCTGATCGACTACATCGAGAAGGACAAGGCCGCAGGCAAGCCGTTCATGGCCGTGCTCTCCTACACAGCGCCGCACTGGCCGCTGCACGCCCCGGACCAGTGGATCGACAAGTACCAGGGTCGCTACGCCGAGGGCTACGAGGCCCTGCGCCAGCAGCGCCTGAAGCGCATGCAGGATCTGGGCATAGTGCCCAAGGGGGTCAGCGCCAACACACCGATGGCGGGTGGCCTGCCGACCTGGGAACAGCTCAGCGAGGAGGAGCGCCAGCGCGAGGCGCGCAGCATGGAGGTGTACGCCGCGATGGTCGACAACATGGACCATCACATCGGCCGCCTGCTCGACTACCTGCGCCAGAGTGGCAAGCTGGACAACACCTTCGTGCTGTTCATGTCCGACAACGGCGCCGACGGCAACAGCCCCATCGACCTGCCGGGCAACCGCGAATGGATGGCCAAGGACTTCGACAACAGCCTGCAGAACATGGGCCGCAAGGGCTCCTACATCGACTACGGCGCGCAGTGGGCGCAGGTCGGTGCCACGCCCTTCCCGTTCTTCAAGGGCTTCACCAGCCAGGGCGGCACCACGGTGCCGGTGATCGTCAGCCACCCCAGCCTGAAGGCGCAGGCCGGCCAGCTGAACGGCCAGTTCTTCCACGTGATGGACGTCATGCCGACCATCCTCGAGCTGGCCGGAGTCAAGCACCCCGGCACGCAGTTCCGCGGCCGCGAGGTCCAGCCCATGCAGGGCGTGTCCATGCTGCCGGGCCTGCACGGCCAGGCGATGCCCGAGCGCGCCGTGGGCTGGGAACTGTTCGGCCGCCGCGCCCTGCGCAAGGGTGACTGGAAGATGACCTGGATGACCGCGCCCTACGGCACCGGGCAGTGGCAGCTGTACAACCTGGCCAAGGACCCGGTCGAGGCCCATGACCTGGCCAGACAGGAGCCGGCCAAGCTGGCCGAACTGACCCAGGAGTGGGAAGCCTACGTGCAGCGCAACAACGTGCTGCTCGGCCCGGTGAAGATCAAGTACGGCTTCGAGACCTGCCTCTACGACCACTGCTTCAAGTAA
- a CDS encoding SDR family oxidoreductase: MAICAGRTVIITGAGGGLGRAYALAFAAEGANVVVNDIRQAAAEDVAGEIRAAGGQAIANADDITTLATAQRIVDAALAAFGEVHVLVNNAGILRDRMFLSLSEEDWDLVMQVHLKGHFCLANILARRWRDQAKAGQPVDARIINTSSGAGLQGSVGQSNYSAAKGGVAALTLVQAAELARYGITANALAPAARTAMTESAMAEVVKKPEDGSFDLWAAENVAPLVVWLGSAQSRHVTGQVFESQGGRISLGDGWRTGVTRDKGARWLPEEIGPVVDAILTEAPKAQKVWGT, from the coding sequence ATGGCTATCTGTGCAGGAAGAACCGTGATCATCACCGGCGCCGGCGGCGGGCTGGGCCGCGCCTACGCGCTGGCCTTCGCCGCCGAGGGCGCCAACGTGGTGGTCAACGACATCCGTCAAGCCGCCGCCGAGGACGTCGCCGGCGAGATCCGCGCCGCCGGTGGGCAGGCCATCGCCAACGCCGACGACATCACCACCCTGGCCACCGCCCAGCGCATCGTCGACGCCGCCCTGGCGGCCTTCGGCGAGGTGCACGTGCTGGTCAACAACGCCGGCATCCTGCGCGACCGCATGTTCCTCAGCCTCAGCGAAGAGGACTGGGACCTGGTCATGCAGGTGCACCTCAAGGGCCACTTCTGCCTGGCCAACATCCTCGCCCGGCGCTGGCGCGACCAGGCCAAGGCCGGCCAGCCGGTCGACGCACGGATCATAAACACCAGCTCCGGCGCCGGCCTGCAGGGTTCGGTGGGGCAGTCCAACTACTCGGCGGCCAAGGGCGGCGTCGCCGCACTGACCCTGGTGCAGGCCGCCGAACTGGCCCGCTACGGCATCACCGCCAACGCCCTGGCCCCGGCGGCACGCACCGCGATGACCGAGAGCGCCATGGCCGAGGTGGTGAAGAAGCCCGAGGACGGCAGCTTCGACCTCTGGGCCGCGGAGAACGTCGCGCCGCTGGTGGTCTGGCTGGGCAGCGCGCAGTCGCGCCACGTCACCGGCCAGGTGTTCGAGAGCCAGGGCGGACGCATTTCCCTGGGCGACGGCTGGCGCACCGGCGTGACCCGCGACAAGGGCGCGCGCTGGCTGCCCGAGGAGATCGGCCCGGTGGTCGACGCCATCCTCACCGAAGCGCCCAAGGCGCAGAAGGTGTGGGGGACTTGA
- a CDS encoding acyl-CoA dehydrogenase family protein → MDFTFNDDQLAFREAISRFLMTEAAPEMLRDVWETDAGRSPELRNKIAEQGLTALSVPEACGGLGMDDVAWALMTQELGYYAIPDSLADTAYVAAGLLTALGADVAGRDDTLAQIADGSIRVAVGHPINPLVADAHLANQLLLAHGDEVHLLPRQLVDVIATPSIDASRRLSQVVWEPSSATRVATGEAGRALWAQTLDRGALAVAGQALGLAQRMLDLSVDYVAQRKQFGKPIGSFQAVKHHLADVATRVEFAKPVLYRAAHALASGASDAAVHVSHARLACAEAAWLSARHGIQVHGAMGYTWEVDLQMFMKRAWALDASWGDRAFHKSRVAACVLAADAPLAPAQTFEE, encoded by the coding sequence ATGGACTTCACCTTCAACGACGACCAGCTCGCCTTCCGCGAGGCGATCAGCCGCTTCCTGATGACCGAGGCGGCCCCCGAGATGCTGCGCGACGTCTGGGAAACCGACGCCGGCCGCTCCCCGGAGCTGCGCAACAAGATCGCCGAACAGGGCCTCACCGCCCTCTCGGTGCCGGAAGCCTGCGGCGGCCTGGGCATGGACGACGTGGCCTGGGCGCTGATGACCCAGGAGCTGGGCTACTACGCGATTCCCGACTCGCTGGCCGACACCGCCTACGTGGCCGCCGGGCTGCTGACGGCCCTGGGTGCCGATGTCGCCGGGCGCGACGACACCCTGGCGCAGATCGCCGACGGCAGCATCCGCGTCGCCGTCGGCCACCCGATCAACCCGCTGGTGGCCGACGCCCACCTGGCCAACCAGCTGCTGCTCGCCCACGGCGACGAGGTGCACCTGCTGCCGCGCCAACTGGTCGACGTGATCGCCACGCCGAGCATCGACGCCTCGCGCCGCCTCAGCCAGGTGGTCTGGGAGCCGAGTTCGGCGACCCGCGTGGCCACGGGCGAAGCCGGCCGCGCGCTGTGGGCGCAGACCCTCGACCGCGGCGCCCTGGCGGTGGCCGGGCAGGCCCTGGGCCTCGCCCAGCGCATGCTCGACCTGTCGGTCGACTACGTCGCCCAGCGCAAGCAGTTCGGCAAGCCGATCGGCAGCTTCCAGGCGGTCAAGCACCACCTGGCGGACGTGGCGACCAGGGTCGAGTTCGCCAAGCCGGTGCTGTATCGCGCCGCCCACGCCTTGGCCAGTGGCGCCTCCGATGCCGCGGTGCATGTCTCCCACGCCCGCCTGGCCTGCGCCGAGGCGGCCTGGCTGTCGGCCCGCCACGGCATCCAGGTGCACGGCGCCATGGGGTACACCTGGGAAGTCGACCTGCAGATGTTCATGAAGCGCGCCTGGGCGCTGGACGCCTCCTGGGGCGACCGCGCCTTCCACAAGTCCCGCGTGGCCGCCTGCGTGCTGGCCGCCGACGCCCCGCTGGCGCCGGCGCAGACCTTCGAGGAGTGA